In Planifilum fimeticola, the DNA window TGAAGGAAGATGTTGCAGCCGACGTACTGCTCTTCGTCCACTTCGTCAGCGCTTTTTCTGCTTGGCGGCCAGGGCGCTCAGACGCTCTTCACTGCTCTTCATGAACTTTTTCATCATATCCTCGAAGTCCGCGGGACCCCTGCGGCCACGGCGGTCTCCCCGCTGCGGACGGTCGTCGCTCAACGCTTTGATCGAAAGCGAGATTTTTCCGGGCGGTTCCACAGAAAGGACCTTCGCCTTGACCACATCCCCCACCGACAGCTCGTCTTCCACCTTCTCCACATACTTGGTGGAGATTTGGGAAATATGGATCAAACCCGTCTCTCCCGTCTCCAGTTTGACGAAAGCACCGAAGGGTTTGATGGCCACCACTTCACCGCTGACGATGGCTCCTTCCGTTACCTTGCTCATTCAAACACTCCCGATGTGATATTCATTCTGTACGAAGATACCATTAATTTGTCCCCAAGTCAATGGGCAAAATACCCAGGGATGTGATGCATCCGCTTTCACCGGACATATATATATGTTATACTTTTTTGCGTATGAGACCCGTCCAAGAAAACACATTTTTTCTGAATTCTGAGGACTGGAGGCAAGATTGGACTCATGAGTACTCCGATA includes these proteins:
- a CDS encoding S1 RNA-binding domain-containing protein, with amino-acid sequence MSKVTEGAIVSGEVVAIKPFGAFVKLETGETGLIHISQISTKYVEKVEDELSVGDVVKAKVLSVEPPGKISLSIKALSDDRPQRGDRRGRRGPADFEDMMKKFMKSSEERLSALAAKQKKR